GGATGGGAGCGGTGTGACGAGCAGCGCCAGGCTGATGCAGATCATTCGCACGGGCGGAGCCAGGAGAAAGCGATCGTTCCCCAAGGGAACTTGTTGACGTTGCAAATATTGTTCGACACCGACATCGACCAGTTCACCTGATAGAGCGGCGCCGCGAGTCGTTCTCCCACGAGGATATCGAGGACGCCGTCCTGAAGCTTCATGTATGCGGCTTCGTTCTCCTGCGGGATCAGAAGGGCCTCTACCACCGCTTGGTCGAGCGCTGCATCGGAGAACTGGATATGGTTCGTCGCGCTGTCGCTGCGATACATCCAGTAGGCCCAGTACATGAAGTCGTTCCACCAGGGTCCCATCGAATGGATTGATACGTCGAGATCACGCTTGCCCCAGGCGATGTCGTCAAACGCGTTCTGGGTCAGGGGTTTGATTTCCATGTCGATATCGATGCTGCGCAGCGCATCCTGGATAATGACCGCAGCGGCCATATGTGTCGAGTTTTGTACGACAGGAACCTCGAAGGAGGGGACATCATCGCCGTAGCTGCTTTGCGCGACAAGTTCTTTTGCCATTTGTTGATCTTGCGTGAAGAGCGGGTCCGGTTCGTAACCGGGTGTGCTGACCCCGACGAGGTTCTGTACCGGTGTACAAAAACCGCGACAGACCTCGGTGACAAGGCGCTCGTAAGGGATGGCACGGATTACGGCTTCGCGGATTCTGGGGTCGTCAAAGGGCGGGTATTCAGGGTCCCAACGCATGACGGCTACATCCTGTTGGGAGGGAACGGAGAACACTGTAGCGTTCGACGAGTTCCGCAACACCGAGTATTCATTCGGTGTGAGGCTTGCAAAACTCGCCTCGCCGCTTTCCATGAGCAACATTCTTGTTTGCGGATCGGGCACCACGCGGAACATCACTTCGGAATAATAGGGTTTGGCTTCTCCCCAGTAGTTCTTGTTGGCAACGGCAGTCAGGTACTGACCCGACTGACGGTCGCCCAACATGTATGGGCCGGAACCCATGGCGTTGTTCTTGATCCAGTCAACACACCAGATATCTTGCTCGGAGCGAGCGGCCTCGCAGGCGGCCTTGGACATGATGGTCAGCGACATGGACGCGAAATTGCGTAATGAGTATCGCCCAAGGCCGTCAGGATAGGTGATTTTGAGTGTTTGCGGGTCGACGATTTCCATCTGCGAGATGTCATAGATCCCGCCCGTTTCGATCTGGGTTGTGCCCCAGCCCATTCGCCCGACAAGCGCGCGTTCGATCGACCAATAGACATCTTCGGCGGTTACGGGGGAGCCGTCCCAGAACTTGGCCGTCGGGTTGAGATGGAAGGTCAGTTCAGTATTGTCGTCCGAAATGTCCCAGCTTTCGGCCAGGCGCGGCACAATGCTCGTCTGATCGGCAACACCGGTTTCGGGGTCGATGGCGTAGGTGACAAGCGTGTCAAACAGTTCCATCGCAAGTTGGCCAACGAAGGCCGAGGTATTTTGCGGATCGAGCGTAGCGGGGTATTCGTGATGCAGATAGATCAGACGCGGTCCGGTGCCGACTTGATCGGCAGCCAGTTCTGAAGATGCGAAGACCTGAGCTGATGCGCCACCATTGATCAGAGCGACTGCGCCCGAGACAAGAAGGATTCTAAGATACGTTGTCGTCTGGTGATATCTCATGTCATTCCCTGTGCTTTGCGAAGCGTCTGCATCAGCCATTTGGCCCGCGCCTCTGTCATGCACTTAGTGTTGCGGGCGGACCTGATGTGCACCAGTTCCCTTTCGGTACAATCGATGATCCCTTGAGATCAGAAATGCGTTCTGATGGCATCTATCGTTACCTGACAGGGGAGGTCCAAGCGCTCGACAAGGCGATGTGGCATTAACTTTGGATTATGGCCAGTTGCAGCGTGATGTGGGACGTGGCGGACGACTGACGCCCGCCTTTGCAACCACCACCATTTCCTACCCGATGTGATCGCTTATGCTGTTTGGCTGTATTTCCGCTTTCGACACTACAAGAAATTTCAGGAAGCAATCCTGAAATTGCTCTTCCGCCCAAGCTGCAAACTCGAGGCAACGTTTGGTCAAAGAAAGTGAAGTCTCTTCCTGGAAACTTCCTGCTTCGATTGTCAGAACTGTTTGCGCTGGATGGCCATAGGTGGGGGCGCCGTCAGAGACCGCTCCGAACATTTGGCCGGCGTACCCCCGGGCTAAAATTATTGCGTGGGCAACATGTCAAGTTACGGTGTTCCGGTTCCGGGCTATCCCATTCTTGCGGCTCGGCGTCCCGAGTTTGCGTAACCCTCGAACGGAGAATGCCGTGGGAGAGACCACCAAGCCAGTCAACTCACCCCGCGATCATCAGGTCTGAACACTGGCCCGAATTTCCGTGACCACATCTCAGCGCGGCTGCGTTGCCAATAAACGAGGGTATTCTGTTCCGGCAATGCGATTGTCGATGACTGGGAGGGCGGGGTAAATGCACTAGCCGCTGGACGAGCGGCCATGTAGATGACAGCCATGGCGAGATAGCCAAGCTCAAATGTCGCGACTGTAGAGGTAGCTTGCCGCGCGATGTATCCTGATCCAGTCACGGCCAGCGATATCGCGTATAATTTTCTGCCACTCCGAATCTGCCATTGGTGCCATCGTCAATTCGGTGTGCGGCCAATCGGTAGCAAACAGGCAGCGCTCAGGTGCCGTCTGAAGCAGCATAGTCGCTATCGCAAGCGCATCTTGATGAGGTGGCGGAAGCGCGGATATTCTGTACGGGGCAGAGAGTTTGACATACGCGCGATGATTGGCCACCAGCCGGGTCAGGCTCTGCATAGCGCTGGCAGCAAGCCCTTTAGGCGGGAAGCCCATGTGATCAATTACGAGTTGAGGCGCGTCCGGTTGATCCAGCAAGTCTTCGATTTCAGGTTGTGCTGCGTTTACTTGGATTTGCAAATGCCAGCCGTTGTCCTTCATCCAGCTCCACCAAGCTCGTGTTTGCTCAAGTTTAAGCCCGCCCGGATTGATCAGGTTGCAGCGGACACCGCACACACCTGATCTGTCTAACGCGGCTAGATCCTGCAGACTGCTTTGGGGTGAAGGGACAGCAACGCCGACGCAACGATCATTCAACTCATCCAGCGCATCAAGAAGACATGAGTTGTCAAAGCCGTAAACACTGGGCTGAACGATGACCGCTCTGTTGATGTTCAATACATCCAAATGATTGACCAGATTATCGACCGTCGCAAGTGGAGGGTCGTAGTTGCGGTCGGGGTTCAGAGGATACTTGTTTGGGTTGCCGATCACATGCACATGGCAATCCCATATGGCAGTCTTATTCATCGTGTTCGTCCTGCGTGACGGCAGTCAGAAAATCAAAATCACAGCCTAACTCCGCTTGCTGCACCGATGTCGCGAACAATCGGGCATAGCCGCGCGACGGTATGGCCGGAGCAACCCAGTCCGCGCGCCTGCGGTCGAGTTCTTCTTTGTCTACCAGCAGATCAAGTGTCCGCGCTTCGACATCCAGGCGGATGCGGTCACCGTCCCTGACCAGTGCAAGTGGTCCCCCGAGGGCGGCCTCAGGAGCAGCGTGCAGCACCACCGCACCATAAGCCGTGCCGGACATTCGGGCGTCCGATATCCGCACCATATCACGCACCCCGGATCTCGCCAGCTTGCGTGGGA
This DNA window, taken from Qingshengfaniella alkalisoli, encodes the following:
- a CDS encoding ABC transporter substrate-binding protein, whose product is MRYHQTTTYLRILLVSGAVALINGGASAQVFASSELAADQVGTGPRLIYLHHEYPATLDPQNTSAFVGQLAMELFDTLVTYAIDPETGVADQTSIVPRLAESWDISDDNTELTFHLNPTAKFWDGSPVTAEDVYWSIERALVGRMGWGTTQIETGGIYDISQMEIVDPQTLKITYPDGLGRYSLRNFASMSLTIMSKAACEAARSEQDIWCVDWIKNNAMGSGPYMLGDRQSGQYLTAVANKNYWGEAKPYYSEVMFRVVPDPQTRMLLMESGEASFASLTPNEYSVLRNSSNATVFSVPSQQDVAVMRWDPEYPPFDDPRIREAVIRAIPYERLVTEVCRGFCTPVQNLVGVSTPGYEPDPLFTQDQQMAKELVAQSSYGDDVPSFEVPVVQNSTHMAAAVIIQDALRSIDIDMEIKPLTQNAFDDIAWGKRDLDVSIHSMGPWWNDFMYWAYWMYRSDSATNHIQFSDAALDQAVVEALLIPQENEAAYMKLQDGVLDILVGERLAAPLYQVNWSMSVSNNICNVNKFPWGTIAFSWLRPCE
- a CDS encoding amidohydrolase family protein, whose amino-acid sequence is MNKTAIWDCHVHVIGNPNKYPLNPDRNYDPPLATVDNLVNHLDVLNINRAVIVQPSVYGFDNSCLLDALDELNDRCVGVAVPSPQSSLQDLAALDRSGVCGVRCNLINPGGLKLEQTRAWWSWMKDNGWHLQIQVNAAQPEIEDLLDQPDAPQLVIDHMGFPPKGLAASAMQSLTRLVANHRAYVKLSAPYRISALPPPHQDALAIATMLLQTAPERCLFATDWPHTELTMAPMADSEWQKIIRDIAGRDWIRIHRAASYLYSRDI